One genomic segment of Stigmatopora argus isolate UIUO_Sarg chromosome 18, RoL_Sarg_1.0, whole genome shotgun sequence includes these proteins:
- the myocd gene encoding myocardin isoform X4, with translation MTLLGSEHSILIRSKFRSVLQLRLQQRKTREQPANQGIMPLNHGKFPKQEDSYAFEEDSSSESLSPEQHHSDESQSSVCPPSEMVGSLPSSSSSPALASTQQEGNTRNPSDQSQDGLSGVCNNHATPPIPVPAIVKSKTSDKNRHKKPKDVKPKVKKLKYHQYIPPDQKADKSPPPMDSAYARLLQQQQLFLQLQILSQQKHAQNHSQSQQHTHSLQMHGQAQQREPSFSYQPHLQAQMQKGSSEQLSGCTPSDPSNSGDSNSSSPIKTAYPNQSTISPVKPGPLPANLDDLKVSELRQHLRIRGMPVSGTKTALIERLRPFRDSNSSSSPSGSSDITTVTFPVTPSYQSPSSSSTLSQGGYYPYPSTSSTPPISPASSEHSLSGSLPDSFSDVPMSSPPQFALQTSPGRLGADDGLGGVQLRAGEDGGMESMDAEKDKMLVEKQKVIEELTLKLHQEQRQVEELKMQLHKRKRCFGGTQGTQGTITPSQSHYLSMQNQTPAMMDHHPYGVNIKQEPMSLSSSCPLSSPKHIKSSPGSYIEDTGNCNTMLPHMGGDCGPQCMKPAPSSGSPSTMTAFLSPQCSPQDSTIGKPAGSPQASSPNNPYILSTPVGRDGCGHPNSHCGPGGCMMQQLTRSQQMDELLDVLIESGGYPSLLVPRLHRHYEHQSPNQLHYDHLETLLGPMSRGGEAPTLKMATDDGQQEDEGNRDGEGYNSPHDQCHPHHSQQEKVGSHRDLLVTPLSPLNKLSPIPEVQGMVSMAFSETPWETMEWLDLTSPTSTTAFNVPTPIVPSIFNAEFLDVNDINLNSSMDLHLEHW, from the exons ATGACTCTTCTGGGCTCTGAACACTCCATACTGATACGAAGCAAGTTTAGATCAG TGCTACAGTTAAGACTTCAGCAGAGGAAGACACGAGAGCAACCGGCAAACCAAGGCATCATGCCTC TAAACCATGGCAAATTCCCTAAGCAAGAGGACTCTTATGCCTTTGAGGAGGACAGCAGCAGTGAAAGTCTGTCTCCTGAACAACACCACAGTGATGAGTCTCAGAGCTCAGTTTGCCCTCCATCTGAGATGGTCGGCAGTTTGccctcctcatcttcctcacCTGCACTTGCCAGCACGCAGCAG GAGGGCAACACTAGAAACCCATCTGACCAAAGCCAGGATGGATTGTCTGGAGTTTGTAACAACCACGCTACACCCCCAATACCAGTTCCTGCTATTGTCAAG TCCAAGACATCAGATAAGAACCGTCATAAGAAGCCCAAAGATGTGAAACCCAAAGTCAAAAAGCTTAAATACCATCAGTATATACCGCCAGACCAGAAAGCTGATAAGTCGCCTCCACCTATGGACTCAGCCTATGCCCGACTCctacagcagcagcagctttTCTTGCAGCTGCAGATCTTAAGCCAGCAGAAACATGCTCAAAATCATTCCCAGTCCCAGCAACATACACACTCTCTACAGATGCATGGCCAGGCTCAGCAGCGAGAACCTTCCTTCAGTTACCAGCCACACCTACAAGCACAGATGCAGAA AGGTTCAAGTGAGCAATTGTCTGGCTGCACCCCCAGTGATCCATCCAACTCTGGAGACAGCAACTCTTCATCACCAATCAAAACCGCGTACCCCAACCAAAGCACCATCTCCCCAGTAAAACCTGGCCCTCTTCCAGCCAATCTGGATGACCTTAAA GTATCAGAACTCCGGCAGCATCTTCGCATCCGTGGAATGCCTGTGTCAGGAACCAAGACTGCTCTCATTGAGCGACTCCGACCATTCAGAGACTCCAATTCCAGCTCATCACCTTCGGGCTCTTCTGATATCACAACAGTGACCTTCCCTGTTACTCCTTCTTACCAATCTCCATCATCTTCAAGCACCCTGTCTCAGGGAGGTTACTACCCCTATCCCAGCACATCTTCCACTCCACCAATATCACCAGCATCCTCAGAGCATTCCCTGAGTGGCTCCCTCCCTGACAGCTTCAGCGACGTTCCCATGTCCTCCCCACCACAGTTCGCACTGCAGACGTCTCCTGGCCGGCTCGGAGCAGATGATGGCCTGGGAGGTGTTCAATTGCGAGCAGGAGAAGATGGAGGGATGGAAAGCATGGATgcagaaaaagacaaaatgctGGTAGAAAAGCAAAAGGTGATTGAAGAGCTGACATTGAAACTACACCAAGAACAAAGACAG GTTGAGGAACTAAAGATGCAGCTTCACAAGAGGAAGCGCTGCTTTGGAGGAACACAAGGAACACAAGGCACCATCACCCCATCTCAGTCCCACTATCTCTCCATGCAAAATCAGACTCCAGCAATGATGGACCATCATCCCTATGGGGTGAACATAAAACAAGAGCCAATGTCATTGTCTTCAAGCTGCCCACTCTCCTCTCCCAAACATATCAAGAGCTCTCCTGGTAGCTATATTGAGGACACGGGAAACTGCAACACCATGCTGCCTCATATGGGGGGCGATTGTGGGCCACAATGTATGAAGCCAGCCCCTTCCTCCGGCAGCCCGTCCACCATGACTGCTTTCCTCAGTCCGCAGTGCTCCCCACAAGACTCAACAATCGGGAAGCCTGCCGGAAGCCCCCAAGCGTCATCTCCTAACAACCCTTACATATTATCAACTCCGGTAGGGAGAGATGGCTGTGGTCACCCAAACTCCCACTGCGGTCCAGGAGGATGCATGATGCAG CAACTGACCAGAAGTCAGCAAATGGATGAACTTTTGGATGTCCTCATAGAAAGTGGAG GGTATCCCAGCCTACTCGTCCCAAGGCTTCACCGCCACTACGAGCACCAATCACCCAACCAGCTTCATTACGACCACCTGGAGACTCTGCTGGGCCCAATGAGCAGGGGAGGGGAGGCACCCACTCTTAAGATGGCCACAGATGACGGTCAGCAAGAAGATGAAGGAAATCGAGACGGCGAAGGATACAACAGCCCTCACGACCAGTGCCATCCTCATCATTCCCAACAGGAAAAGGTTGGGTCCCACAGAGATTTATTGGTCACACCTCTTTCACCACTGAACAAATTGTCTCCTATCCCCGAGGTGCAGGGGATGGTTAGTATGGCTTTCAGTGAAACCCCATGGGAGACGATGGAGTGGTTGGACCTCACGTCACCCACCTCCACCACTGCATTCAATGTTCCAACACCGATTGTGCCCAGCATTTTCAATGCGGAGTTCTTAGATGTCAATGACATAAACTTAAACTCTTCGATGGACCTTCATCTGGAGCACTGGTGA
- the myocd gene encoding myocardin isoform X2 — translation MTLLGSEHSILIRSKFRSVNHGKFPKQEDSYAFEEDSSSESLSPEQHHSDESQSSVCPPSEMVGSLPSSSSSPALASTQQEGNTRNPSDQSQDGLSGVCNNHATPPIPVPAIVKSKTSDKNRHKKPKDVKPKVKKLKYHQYIPPDQKADKSPPPMDSAYARLLQQQQLFLQLQILSQQKHAQNHSQSQQHTHSLQMHGQAQQREPSFSYQPHLQAQMQKGSSEQLSGCTPSDPSNSGDSNSSSPIKTAYPNQSTISPVKPGPLPANLDDLKVSELRQHLRIRGMPVSGTKTALIERLRPFRDSNSSSSPSGSSDITTVTFPVTPSYQSPSSSSTLSQGGYYPYPSTSSTPPISPASSEHSLSGSLPDSFSDVPMSSPPQFALQTSPGRLGADDGLGGVQLRAGEDGGMESMDAEKDKMLVEKQKVIEELTLKLHQEQRQVEELKMQLHKRKRCFGGTQGTQGTITPSQSHYLSMQNQTPAMMDHHPYGVNIKQEPMSLSSSCPLSSPKHIKSSPGSYIEDTGNCNTMLPHMGGDCGPQCMKPAPSSGSPSTMTAFLSPQCSPQDSTIGKPAGSPQASSPNNPYILSTPVGRDGCGHPNSHCGPGGCMMQITCMSGSQPVNCSFPADQRGIQGVYSNTSDYSLNHNPSAKLGNPNMQPKQLTRSQQMDELLDVLIESGGYPSLLVPRLHRHYEHQSPNQLHYDHLETLLGPMSRGGEAPTLKMATDDGQQEDEGNRDGEGYNSPHDQCHPHHSQQEKVGSHRDLLVTPLSPLNKLSPIPEVQGMVSMAFSETPWETMEWLDLTSPTSTTAFNVPTPIVPSIFNAEFLDVNDINLNSSMDLHLEHW, via the exons ATGACTCTTCTGGGCTCTGAACACTCCATACTGATACGAAGCAAGTTTAGATCAG TAAACCATGGCAAATTCCCTAAGCAAGAGGACTCTTATGCCTTTGAGGAGGACAGCAGCAGTGAAAGTCTGTCTCCTGAACAACACCACAGTGATGAGTCTCAGAGCTCAGTTTGCCCTCCATCTGAGATGGTCGGCAGTTTGccctcctcatcttcctcacCTGCACTTGCCAGCACGCAGCAG GAGGGCAACACTAGAAACCCATCTGACCAAAGCCAGGATGGATTGTCTGGAGTTTGTAACAACCACGCTACACCCCCAATACCAGTTCCTGCTATTGTCAAG TCCAAGACATCAGATAAGAACCGTCATAAGAAGCCCAAAGATGTGAAACCCAAAGTCAAAAAGCTTAAATACCATCAGTATATACCGCCAGACCAGAAAGCTGATAAGTCGCCTCCACCTATGGACTCAGCCTATGCCCGACTCctacagcagcagcagctttTCTTGCAGCTGCAGATCTTAAGCCAGCAGAAACATGCTCAAAATCATTCCCAGTCCCAGCAACATACACACTCTCTACAGATGCATGGCCAGGCTCAGCAGCGAGAACCTTCCTTCAGTTACCAGCCACACCTACAAGCACAGATGCAGAA AGGTTCAAGTGAGCAATTGTCTGGCTGCACCCCCAGTGATCCATCCAACTCTGGAGACAGCAACTCTTCATCACCAATCAAAACCGCGTACCCCAACCAAAGCACCATCTCCCCAGTAAAACCTGGCCCTCTTCCAGCCAATCTGGATGACCTTAAA GTATCAGAACTCCGGCAGCATCTTCGCATCCGTGGAATGCCTGTGTCAGGAACCAAGACTGCTCTCATTGAGCGACTCCGACCATTCAGAGACTCCAATTCCAGCTCATCACCTTCGGGCTCTTCTGATATCACAACAGTGACCTTCCCTGTTACTCCTTCTTACCAATCTCCATCATCTTCAAGCACCCTGTCTCAGGGAGGTTACTACCCCTATCCCAGCACATCTTCCACTCCACCAATATCACCAGCATCCTCAGAGCATTCCCTGAGTGGCTCCCTCCCTGACAGCTTCAGCGACGTTCCCATGTCCTCCCCACCACAGTTCGCACTGCAGACGTCTCCTGGCCGGCTCGGAGCAGATGATGGCCTGGGAGGTGTTCAATTGCGAGCAGGAGAAGATGGAGGGATGGAAAGCATGGATgcagaaaaagacaaaatgctGGTAGAAAAGCAAAAGGTGATTGAAGAGCTGACATTGAAACTACACCAAGAACAAAGACAG GTTGAGGAACTAAAGATGCAGCTTCACAAGAGGAAGCGCTGCTTTGGAGGAACACAAGGAACACAAGGCACCATCACCCCATCTCAGTCCCACTATCTCTCCATGCAAAATCAGACTCCAGCAATGATGGACCATCATCCCTATGGGGTGAACATAAAACAAGAGCCAATGTCATTGTCTTCAAGCTGCCCACTCTCCTCTCCCAAACATATCAAGAGCTCTCCTGGTAGCTATATTGAGGACACGGGAAACTGCAACACCATGCTGCCTCATATGGGGGGCGATTGTGGGCCACAATGTATGAAGCCAGCCCCTTCCTCCGGCAGCCCGTCCACCATGACTGCTTTCCTCAGTCCGCAGTGCTCCCCACAAGACTCAACAATCGGGAAGCCTGCCGGAAGCCCCCAAGCGTCATCTCCTAACAACCCTTACATATTATCAACTCCGGTAGGGAGAGATGGCTGTGGTCACCCAAACTCCCACTGCGGTCCAGGAGGATGCATGATGCAG ATAACTTGTATGAGTGGTTCTCAGCCTGTCAACTGTTCCTTCCCTGCAGACCAAAGAGGCATTCAGGGAGTTTATTCCAATACATCCGATTATAGCCTTAATCACAATCCATCAGCCAAACTTGGAAACCCAAATATGCAACCAAAG CAACTGACCAGAAGTCAGCAAATGGATGAACTTTTGGATGTCCTCATAGAAAGTGGAG GGTATCCCAGCCTACTCGTCCCAAGGCTTCACCGCCACTACGAGCACCAATCACCCAACCAGCTTCATTACGACCACCTGGAGACTCTGCTGGGCCCAATGAGCAGGGGAGGGGAGGCACCCACTCTTAAGATGGCCACAGATGACGGTCAGCAAGAAGATGAAGGAAATCGAGACGGCGAAGGATACAACAGCCCTCACGACCAGTGCCATCCTCATCATTCCCAACAGGAAAAGGTTGGGTCCCACAGAGATTTATTGGTCACACCTCTTTCACCACTGAACAAATTGTCTCCTATCCCCGAGGTGCAGGGGATGGTTAGTATGGCTTTCAGTGAAACCCCATGGGAGACGATGGAGTGGTTGGACCTCACGTCACCCACCTCCACCACTGCATTCAATGTTCCAACACCGATTGTGCCCAGCATTTTCAATGCGGAGTTCTTAGATGTCAATGACATAAACTTAAACTCTTCGATGGACCTTCATCTGGAGCACTGGTGA
- the myocd gene encoding myocardin isoform X1, with translation MTLLGSEHSILIRSKFRSVLQLRLQQRKTREQPANQGIMPLNHGKFPKQEDSYAFEEDSSSESLSPEQHHSDESQSSVCPPSEMVGSLPSSSSSPALASTQQEGNTRNPSDQSQDGLSGVCNNHATPPIPVPAIVKSKTSDKNRHKKPKDVKPKVKKLKYHQYIPPDQKADKSPPPMDSAYARLLQQQQLFLQLQILSQQKHAQNHSQSQQHTHSLQMHGQAQQREPSFSYQPHLQAQMQKGSSEQLSGCTPSDPSNSGDSNSSSPIKTAYPNQSTISPVKPGPLPANLDDLKVSELRQHLRIRGMPVSGTKTALIERLRPFRDSNSSSSPSGSSDITTVTFPVTPSYQSPSSSSTLSQGGYYPYPSTSSTPPISPASSEHSLSGSLPDSFSDVPMSSPPQFALQTSPGRLGADDGLGGVQLRAGEDGGMESMDAEKDKMLVEKQKVIEELTLKLHQEQRQVEELKMQLHKRKRCFGGTQGTQGTITPSQSHYLSMQNQTPAMMDHHPYGVNIKQEPMSLSSSCPLSSPKHIKSSPGSYIEDTGNCNTMLPHMGGDCGPQCMKPAPSSGSPSTMTAFLSPQCSPQDSTIGKPAGSPQASSPNNPYILSTPVGRDGCGHPNSHCGPGGCMMQITCMSGSQPVNCSFPADQRGIQGVYSNTSDYSLNHNPSAKLGNPNMQPKQLTRSQQMDELLDVLIESGGYPSLLVPRLHRHYEHQSPNQLHYDHLETLLGPMSRGGEAPTLKMATDDGQQEDEGNRDGEGYNSPHDQCHPHHSQQEKVGSHRDLLVTPLSPLNKLSPIPEVQGMVSMAFSETPWETMEWLDLTSPTSTTAFNVPTPIVPSIFNAEFLDVNDINLNSSMDLHLEHW, from the exons ATGACTCTTCTGGGCTCTGAACACTCCATACTGATACGAAGCAAGTTTAGATCAG TGCTACAGTTAAGACTTCAGCAGAGGAAGACACGAGAGCAACCGGCAAACCAAGGCATCATGCCTC TAAACCATGGCAAATTCCCTAAGCAAGAGGACTCTTATGCCTTTGAGGAGGACAGCAGCAGTGAAAGTCTGTCTCCTGAACAACACCACAGTGATGAGTCTCAGAGCTCAGTTTGCCCTCCATCTGAGATGGTCGGCAGTTTGccctcctcatcttcctcacCTGCACTTGCCAGCACGCAGCAG GAGGGCAACACTAGAAACCCATCTGACCAAAGCCAGGATGGATTGTCTGGAGTTTGTAACAACCACGCTACACCCCCAATACCAGTTCCTGCTATTGTCAAG TCCAAGACATCAGATAAGAACCGTCATAAGAAGCCCAAAGATGTGAAACCCAAAGTCAAAAAGCTTAAATACCATCAGTATATACCGCCAGACCAGAAAGCTGATAAGTCGCCTCCACCTATGGACTCAGCCTATGCCCGACTCctacagcagcagcagctttTCTTGCAGCTGCAGATCTTAAGCCAGCAGAAACATGCTCAAAATCATTCCCAGTCCCAGCAACATACACACTCTCTACAGATGCATGGCCAGGCTCAGCAGCGAGAACCTTCCTTCAGTTACCAGCCACACCTACAAGCACAGATGCAGAA AGGTTCAAGTGAGCAATTGTCTGGCTGCACCCCCAGTGATCCATCCAACTCTGGAGACAGCAACTCTTCATCACCAATCAAAACCGCGTACCCCAACCAAAGCACCATCTCCCCAGTAAAACCTGGCCCTCTTCCAGCCAATCTGGATGACCTTAAA GTATCAGAACTCCGGCAGCATCTTCGCATCCGTGGAATGCCTGTGTCAGGAACCAAGACTGCTCTCATTGAGCGACTCCGACCATTCAGAGACTCCAATTCCAGCTCATCACCTTCGGGCTCTTCTGATATCACAACAGTGACCTTCCCTGTTACTCCTTCTTACCAATCTCCATCATCTTCAAGCACCCTGTCTCAGGGAGGTTACTACCCCTATCCCAGCACATCTTCCACTCCACCAATATCACCAGCATCCTCAGAGCATTCCCTGAGTGGCTCCCTCCCTGACAGCTTCAGCGACGTTCCCATGTCCTCCCCACCACAGTTCGCACTGCAGACGTCTCCTGGCCGGCTCGGAGCAGATGATGGCCTGGGAGGTGTTCAATTGCGAGCAGGAGAAGATGGAGGGATGGAAAGCATGGATgcagaaaaagacaaaatgctGGTAGAAAAGCAAAAGGTGATTGAAGAGCTGACATTGAAACTACACCAAGAACAAAGACAG GTTGAGGAACTAAAGATGCAGCTTCACAAGAGGAAGCGCTGCTTTGGAGGAACACAAGGAACACAAGGCACCATCACCCCATCTCAGTCCCACTATCTCTCCATGCAAAATCAGACTCCAGCAATGATGGACCATCATCCCTATGGGGTGAACATAAAACAAGAGCCAATGTCATTGTCTTCAAGCTGCCCACTCTCCTCTCCCAAACATATCAAGAGCTCTCCTGGTAGCTATATTGAGGACACGGGAAACTGCAACACCATGCTGCCTCATATGGGGGGCGATTGTGGGCCACAATGTATGAAGCCAGCCCCTTCCTCCGGCAGCCCGTCCACCATGACTGCTTTCCTCAGTCCGCAGTGCTCCCCACAAGACTCAACAATCGGGAAGCCTGCCGGAAGCCCCCAAGCGTCATCTCCTAACAACCCTTACATATTATCAACTCCGGTAGGGAGAGATGGCTGTGGTCACCCAAACTCCCACTGCGGTCCAGGAGGATGCATGATGCAG ATAACTTGTATGAGTGGTTCTCAGCCTGTCAACTGTTCCTTCCCTGCAGACCAAAGAGGCATTCAGGGAGTTTATTCCAATACATCCGATTATAGCCTTAATCACAATCCATCAGCCAAACTTGGAAACCCAAATATGCAACCAAAG CAACTGACCAGAAGTCAGCAAATGGATGAACTTTTGGATGTCCTCATAGAAAGTGGAG GGTATCCCAGCCTACTCGTCCCAAGGCTTCACCGCCACTACGAGCACCAATCACCCAACCAGCTTCATTACGACCACCTGGAGACTCTGCTGGGCCCAATGAGCAGGGGAGGGGAGGCACCCACTCTTAAGATGGCCACAGATGACGGTCAGCAAGAAGATGAAGGAAATCGAGACGGCGAAGGATACAACAGCCCTCACGACCAGTGCCATCCTCATCATTCCCAACAGGAAAAGGTTGGGTCCCACAGAGATTTATTGGTCACACCTCTTTCACCACTGAACAAATTGTCTCCTATCCCCGAGGTGCAGGGGATGGTTAGTATGGCTTTCAGTGAAACCCCATGGGAGACGATGGAGTGGTTGGACCTCACGTCACCCACCTCCACCACTGCATTCAATGTTCCAACACCGATTGTGCCCAGCATTTTCAATGCGGAGTTCTTAGATGTCAATGACATAAACTTAAACTCTTCGATGGACCTTCATCTGGAGCACTGGTGA
- the myocd gene encoding myocardin isoform X5 — protein sequence MVGSLPSSSSSPALASTQQEGNTRNPSDQSQDGLSGVCNNHATPPIPVPAIVKSKTSDKNRHKKPKDVKPKVKKLKYHQYIPPDQKADKSPPPMDSAYARLLQQQQLFLQLQILSQQKHAQNHSQSQQHTHSLQMHGQAQQREPSFSYQPHLQAQMQKGSSEQLSGCTPSDPSNSGDSNSSSPIKTAYPNQSTISPVKPGPLPANLDDLKVSELRQHLRIRGMPVSGTKTALIERLRPFRDSNSSSSPSGSSDITTVTFPVTPSYQSPSSSSTLSQGGYYPYPSTSSTPPISPASSEHSLSGSLPDSFSDVPMSSPPQFALQTSPGRLGADDGLGGVQLRAGEDGGMESMDAEKDKMLVEKQKVIEELTLKLHQEQRQVEELKMQLHKRKRCFGGTQGTQGTITPSQSHYLSMQNQTPAMMDHHPYGVNIKQEPMSLSSSCPLSSPKHIKSSPGSYIEDTGNCNTMLPHMGGDCGPQCMKPAPSSGSPSTMTAFLSPQCSPQDSTIGKPAGSPQASSPNNPYILSTPVGRDGCGHPNSHCGPGGCMMQITCMSGSQPVNCSFPADQRGIQGVYSNTSDYSLNHNPSAKLGNPNMQPKQLTRSQQMDELLDVLIESGGYPSLLVPRLHRHYEHQSPNQLHYDHLETLLGPMSRGGEAPTLKMATDDGQQEDEGNRDGEGYNSPHDQCHPHHSQQEKVGSHRDLLVTPLSPLNKLSPIPEVQGMVSMAFSETPWETMEWLDLTSPTSTTAFNVPTPIVPSIFNAEFLDVNDINLNSSMDLHLEHW from the exons ATGGTCGGCAGTTTGccctcctcatcttcctcacCTGCACTTGCCAGCACGCAGCAG GAGGGCAACACTAGAAACCCATCTGACCAAAGCCAGGATGGATTGTCTGGAGTTTGTAACAACCACGCTACACCCCCAATACCAGTTCCTGCTATTGTCAAG TCCAAGACATCAGATAAGAACCGTCATAAGAAGCCCAAAGATGTGAAACCCAAAGTCAAAAAGCTTAAATACCATCAGTATATACCGCCAGACCAGAAAGCTGATAAGTCGCCTCCACCTATGGACTCAGCCTATGCCCGACTCctacagcagcagcagctttTCTTGCAGCTGCAGATCTTAAGCCAGCAGAAACATGCTCAAAATCATTCCCAGTCCCAGCAACATACACACTCTCTACAGATGCATGGCCAGGCTCAGCAGCGAGAACCTTCCTTCAGTTACCAGCCACACCTACAAGCACAGATGCAGAA AGGTTCAAGTGAGCAATTGTCTGGCTGCACCCCCAGTGATCCATCCAACTCTGGAGACAGCAACTCTTCATCACCAATCAAAACCGCGTACCCCAACCAAAGCACCATCTCCCCAGTAAAACCTGGCCCTCTTCCAGCCAATCTGGATGACCTTAAA GTATCAGAACTCCGGCAGCATCTTCGCATCCGTGGAATGCCTGTGTCAGGAACCAAGACTGCTCTCATTGAGCGACTCCGACCATTCAGAGACTCCAATTCCAGCTCATCACCTTCGGGCTCTTCTGATATCACAACAGTGACCTTCCCTGTTACTCCTTCTTACCAATCTCCATCATCTTCAAGCACCCTGTCTCAGGGAGGTTACTACCCCTATCCCAGCACATCTTCCACTCCACCAATATCACCAGCATCCTCAGAGCATTCCCTGAGTGGCTCCCTCCCTGACAGCTTCAGCGACGTTCCCATGTCCTCCCCACCACAGTTCGCACTGCAGACGTCTCCTGGCCGGCTCGGAGCAGATGATGGCCTGGGAGGTGTTCAATTGCGAGCAGGAGAAGATGGAGGGATGGAAAGCATGGATgcagaaaaagacaaaatgctGGTAGAAAAGCAAAAGGTGATTGAAGAGCTGACATTGAAACTACACCAAGAACAAAGACAG GTTGAGGAACTAAAGATGCAGCTTCACAAGAGGAAGCGCTGCTTTGGAGGAACACAAGGAACACAAGGCACCATCACCCCATCTCAGTCCCACTATCTCTCCATGCAAAATCAGACTCCAGCAATGATGGACCATCATCCCTATGGGGTGAACATAAAACAAGAGCCAATGTCATTGTCTTCAAGCTGCCCACTCTCCTCTCCCAAACATATCAAGAGCTCTCCTGGTAGCTATATTGAGGACACGGGAAACTGCAACACCATGCTGCCTCATATGGGGGGCGATTGTGGGCCACAATGTATGAAGCCAGCCCCTTCCTCCGGCAGCCCGTCCACCATGACTGCTTTCCTCAGTCCGCAGTGCTCCCCACAAGACTCAACAATCGGGAAGCCTGCCGGAAGCCCCCAAGCGTCATCTCCTAACAACCCTTACATATTATCAACTCCGGTAGGGAGAGATGGCTGTGGTCACCCAAACTCCCACTGCGGTCCAGGAGGATGCATGATGCAG ATAACTTGTATGAGTGGTTCTCAGCCTGTCAACTGTTCCTTCCCTGCAGACCAAAGAGGCATTCAGGGAGTTTATTCCAATACATCCGATTATAGCCTTAATCACAATCCATCAGCCAAACTTGGAAACCCAAATATGCAACCAAAG CAACTGACCAGAAGTCAGCAAATGGATGAACTTTTGGATGTCCTCATAGAAAGTGGAG GGTATCCCAGCCTACTCGTCCCAAGGCTTCACCGCCACTACGAGCACCAATCACCCAACCAGCTTCATTACGACCACCTGGAGACTCTGCTGGGCCCAATGAGCAGGGGAGGGGAGGCACCCACTCTTAAGATGGCCACAGATGACGGTCAGCAAGAAGATGAAGGAAATCGAGACGGCGAAGGATACAACAGCCCTCACGACCAGTGCCATCCTCATCATTCCCAACAGGAAAAGGTTGGGTCCCACAGAGATTTATTGGTCACACCTCTTTCACCACTGAACAAATTGTCTCCTATCCCCGAGGTGCAGGGGATGGTTAGTATGGCTTTCAGTGAAACCCCATGGGAGACGATGGAGTGGTTGGACCTCACGTCACCCACCTCCACCACTGCATTCAATGTTCCAACACCGATTGTGCCCAGCATTTTCAATGCGGAGTTCTTAGATGTCAATGACATAAACTTAAACTCTTCGATGGACCTTCATCTGGAGCACTGGTGA